ACTAGCGAATACTGTCGCACAAGCAGCACCAATACCACTACTTGCACCGGTAATCAGAACGATTTGATTTTGGAGAGAAAGCATTTTTGGTCAAGGGTCAAGGGTCAATAGTCAAGTGTCAAGGGTCAATCGTCAATTGTCATTTGTAAAAACTTTGGACAATTGACAATTGACAATTGACAAGTTATTTTTTCACCACTTGCATTCGTTGAGTGATCATTGTCATACCATCTCCGCGCATAATCACCGCCGAAACCCATTGGCTACCAGGAGTCATAGGTGCTTTACCTATTTTGAAAAGTCCACCAGATGAAAGTAATTCTAAATCTACAGGTGTAGGGCTGAGATATTTGTTAGCTTTGATTGGTTCTTCCAAAGCTGTTCCTAAAATATAATCTTCGCCTAGAGGTTCTTGGACGATCGCATCAAAATTATATTGCTGACCGACCGTCACCTGTTGTGGCAATTTAAAATCAATTTGGGGTGGTTTACTACCAGAAGTAACTTGAGTACGTTCAGACAAAATGTCTTGGCGTAGGATTTTTCCCCCAGAAACTTGCTGTCGCGAGGTAATGGTGGCGGATAGAGCCATATTATTATTGTTCGGCGAAGGTGAGCCAGTTATTTTCGTTACCGTATCAGCAACGATCAAATTACCTTGAGATTTCCACGATTGCAATTGTGTACTGTATTTGAGTTGGGGATACTGTTTCCAAAGCGCATTCAAAGCTTGTTCCATGCTTTGATAGTTTAACCCATCCCCATGCTTGAAACTGGGGCTGTAGAATTGCATTACCGCTTTGACATTACGCTGGTTTGCTGCTGTATCAATTTGGGTCAAGAGGTTTTTGAGTTCAGGGGGTGCGTTCGTTGGCGTACTAGCTTGGGCGCATTTCCAACCAGCAGTAAAACCTAGAGTCAGTAGTAGCAAAATCAGCCAACGGCTGGATGCAAGGTGTGATTGGCGTTTAGAGAGTAGGATAATCAGTCTACGCATTGGTATTAAGTTGGTAGTTTGACTACAAGAGAAATTTCCATCTTAAAATCAAACCCATTGATGTAAAGCTGTTGCAGATTAATTTCCGAAACAGTTTACAACAAGGAAGGGAAATTGTTTTATCTTAGTGAAACTAAGCGTTGACATGGTAGTGGGTAGATGGTAGACGCACCAATAAAATTATTGATAGCAGCAAGTGGAACTGGCGGACACTTATTTCCAGCGATCGCATTAGCGCAAGAATTGCCAGATTATCAAATCGAATGGTTAGGTGTACCCAATCGACTAGAAACTCAGCTTGTCCCCCAACAGTATAGATTGAATACTATTTCTGTTGAAGGATTTCAAAAAGGTTTTGGCATATCATCGCTACTGACGTTAGGTAAACTGGTCGGTTCCGTTCTCAAAGTGCGAAAAATTTTACAAAATGGTCAATTTCAGGGAGTATTTACCACAGGAGGATATATTGCTGGTCCTGTGGTAATTGCGGCGCGATCGCTAGGTATACCCGTGGTTCTCCACGAAGCAAATGCTTTACCAGGAAAAGTCACCCGCTTTTTTGGACCTTGGTGCAATGCAGTAGCATTAGGATTTGAAGTTGCTGCTAAGTATTTACCCCGCGCCCAGACAATATATACTAGTACTCCGGTACGTTCGGAATTTTTAGCAACAGGTGTCGCTTCATCACTAGATTTAGGTATTCCGGAGAATGTACCAGTAATCGTTGTCTTTGGTGGTAGTCAAGGCGCAGTTGCCATTAACAAGTTGGTGCGTGAGTGTGCAACAGCTTGGTTTGACATTGGTGCTTGGATTGTACATTTGACTGGAGATAAAGATCCAGAAGCCGAAAGTTTAAAACATCCGCAGTATATATCTGTGCCCTTTTATAACAACATGGCAGCGTTACTGCAACGCGCCAATTTAGCCATCAGTCGTTCTGGTGCAGGTAGTTTAACAGAATTAGCTGTGTGCGGTACGCCTGCAATTTTAATTCCTTATCCGTTTGCGGCGGAAGATCATCAAACTTATAACGCCCAAGAATTTACTTCAGTGGGTGCAGCGTTGATGTTTCAACAAAGAGAATTAACAGTTGAGAAATTGCAAACAGAAGTTTTGCGATTGTTACACTCACCACAACAGTTAAAAGCAATGGGGGAAAAAGCTAAAACTATTGCACCTGCTGATAGTGCAGAGAAATTAGCACAGTTAGTGCGGGAAATAGTAGAAAAATAGAGGAAAATAGAAATGTTACGAATTAAAACCAAATTTTAACAACAGCAAACAACTGTGCTTATGGGTAGGTTCATCAAGCGATCGCTATGTTATCCTTTTATGGCTTCCTTGCTCATCGGGTTAACGTGTAATTCAACCATTGCTCAAAGTCACAGTAAATATTTTCAGATTAAGCAAAAACCCCCTCAAACTATCAAGATTTCTCAGGTCACCCAAGCCATTGACGAAAAAACAGCCCTCAGTTTAGTTTGGAAACTGCCACAAGTCCAACGTAAAGCCAAAGAAATCGAAAGACTTTCAAAGGGAAAAATACGTGTTGCAGCGATGGTTGATGGTTCTCCGACTCCAGAAGCACCTTACTACACAGTTCAAGTATATGAAAATCATGTAGATTACATTGACGCGATTTATTGGTTTCGTGTCTTAAGTCCGAGTGGTGATATTCAAGTTTTAGATATCATCCAGAATGAATACGTATCCTTAGAAAAATGGAAACCCAATTAAGGGACTTCCAAATAAAAAAATATCCAATTGCAGAGAAGGGGGACAAGGAAGACAAGGAAGACAAGGGAGAATAAATTGTATTGGGTGCAGAAGTTGGATAATTTATTTTTTGGAGTTCCTTAAGTCAACTTTAAGTAATATTGCTTTGATAACTGATAATTGATACTTGATGTGAATTAAAGCGGTGACAAAAATAATTTTTTGGAAATCGACCACCGATGAACACAGATGCACACAGATAAATTGTTGGTTGGTGGTTAGTTGTTTTTTCTCCCTTGTCTTCCTTCCAATTCTAGCAACAGTGAATTCCCAGTCTTACCTAACTGATAACTGAAGCAAATGTCTAAACAAAAATCTATAAGTCCTTGGAAATTCAAACCTTGGTGGTGTCAGCCGTGGTCTATCCTATTTACAGGGGTAACGCTAATTAGTGGAAGCTGGGTAATATTCAAGACAGTTTGGTTAACAGTTCTAATTGCCATTCCTGTACTCACATGGATGGGATTTTTCTTATTAATCTGGCCGCAATTAATCATTCGCAGTGGCATTTTGGAGTCGTATCAATTATCAGAAGATGAAATCTCAGATCAAAATTGACATCTGAGGTCAATTGATATAAAAAATGCAAGATTGCGTCTGGTAAAAAATCGTTTTTTTAGAAATCGACCACAGA
Above is a genomic segment from Fischerella sp. JS2 containing:
- a CDS encoding nuclear transport factor 2 family protein, which produces MRRLIILLSKRQSHLASSRWLILLLLTLGFTAGWKCAQASTPTNAPPELKNLLTQIDTAANQRNVKAVMQFYSPSFKHGDGLNYQSMEQALNALWKQYPQLKYSTQLQSWKSQGNLIVADTVTKITGSPSPNNNNMALSATITSRQQVSGGKILRQDILSERTQVTSGSKPPQIDFKLPQQVTVGQQYNFDAIVQEPLGEDYILGTALEEPIKANKYLSPTPVDLELLSSGGLFKIGKAPMTPGSQWVSAVIMRGDGMTMITQRMQVVKK
- a CDS encoding DUF6737 family protein; the encoded protein is MSKQKSISPWKFKPWWCQPWSILFTGVTLISGSWVIFKTVWLTVLIAIPVLTWMGFFLLIWPQLIIRSGILESYQLSEDEISDQN
- the murG gene encoding undecaprenyldiphospho-muramoylpentapeptide beta-N-acetylglucosaminyltransferase, whose product is MVDAPIKLLIAASGTGGHLFPAIALAQELPDYQIEWLGVPNRLETQLVPQQYRLNTISVEGFQKGFGISSLLTLGKLVGSVLKVRKILQNGQFQGVFTTGGYIAGPVVIAARSLGIPVVLHEANALPGKVTRFFGPWCNAVALGFEVAAKYLPRAQTIYTSTPVRSEFLATGVASSLDLGIPENVPVIVVFGGSQGAVAINKLVRECATAWFDIGAWIVHLTGDKDPEAESLKHPQYISVPFYNNMAALLQRANLAISRSGAGSLTELAVCGTPAILIPYPFAAEDHQTYNAQEFTSVGAALMFQQRELTVEKLQTEVLRLLHSPQQLKAMGEKAKTIAPADSAEKLAQLVREIVEK